A window from Variovorax sp. PBL-E5 encodes these proteins:
- a CDS encoding Bug family tripartite tricarboxylate transporter substrate binding protein yields the protein MNHSHSQRRQFLRTALGLATVGPILPATAWAQADYPRHPIRILIGTPPGDTVDGWTRQLVVGLSASLGQPVIVENKAGAHGMIVGNAAKVADKDGYTLLVSTGGPMSINPSVYGSKLTYDPVKDFVPIGPFTKGALYLYCNNDVPVTNLKEMVAYVKARPGKVSYGSGGTGTTQHLSMEILKKATGIEMVHVPYKGSPMVLQDVIGGQIPFAFDAGGSLLPQVRSGKVRVLAVSTPTRSSLTPEIPTLVEQGVPGFDTRVWAGLFAPAGTPQAIVDRLNKDLNQAIQAPKFVELLRVGAAEPWSGSSKDMSDFLKADIERWRVVVREANVKPE from the coding sequence ATGAACCACAGCCATTCGCAACGCCGCCAGTTCCTGCGCACGGCCCTCGGCCTTGCCACCGTCGGCCCGATCCTGCCGGCCACCGCGTGGGCGCAGGCCGACTACCCGCGCCATCCCATTCGCATCCTGATCGGCACGCCGCCCGGTGACACCGTCGACGGCTGGACCCGGCAACTGGTGGTCGGCCTGAGCGCCAGCCTGGGCCAGCCGGTGATCGTCGAGAACAAGGCCGGCGCGCACGGCATGATCGTCGGCAACGCCGCCAAGGTGGCCGACAAGGACGGCTACACGCTGCTGGTGTCGACCGGCGGGCCGATGTCGATCAACCCTTCCGTCTACGGTTCGAAGCTGACCTACGACCCGGTGAAGGACTTCGTCCCCATCGGGCCGTTCACCAAGGGCGCGCTCTATCTCTACTGCAACAACGACGTGCCGGTCACCAACCTCAAGGAGATGGTGGCCTACGTCAAGGCAAGGCCGGGCAAGGTCTCCTACGGCTCCGGCGGCACCGGGACCACGCAGCACCTCTCGATGGAGATCCTGAAGAAGGCCACCGGGATAGAGATGGTGCATGTGCCCTACAAAGGCTCGCCGATGGTGCTGCAGGATGTCATCGGCGGGCAGATCCCCTTTGCCTTCGATGCCGGCGGGTCGCTGCTGCCCCAGGTGCGCAGCGGCAAGGTCCGCGTGCTGGCCGTCTCGACGCCCACGCGCTCGAGCCTGACGCCCGAGATCCCGACGCTGGTCGAGCAAGGCGTCCCGGGCTTCGACACGCGTGTCTGGGCGGGCCTCTTCGCGCCCGCGGGCACGCCGCAGGCGATCGTCGATCGCCTCAACAAGGATCTGAATCAGGCCATCCAGGCGCCGAAGTTCGTGGAACTGCTGCGCGTCGGCGCCGCCGAACCGTGGTCCGGCAGCAGCAAGGACATGAGCGACTTCCTGAAGGCCGACATCGAGCGCTGGCGGGTCGTGGTCCGCGAGGCCAACGTCAAGCCCGAATGA
- a CDS encoding DUF4387 domain-containing protein → MPEVREVCRYVRSKNAGPFWITLDLYFHDREGFDRYANAPQLQPAAIGALYGVDAAMVKHFPLPDLLILKISYPRLRPQGGAMERDMHGGQQYIRLLDVELAARHEGVKT, encoded by the coding sequence ATGCCTGAGGTCCGCGAGGTCTGCCGCTACGTGCGGTCCAAGAATGCCGGTCCGTTCTGGATCACCCTCGATCTGTATTTTCATGATCGCGAGGGCTTCGACCGCTACGCGAACGCGCCGCAGCTCCAGCCCGCGGCCATCGGCGCGCTCTACGGCGTGGATGCGGCCATGGTCAAGCATTTCCCGCTGCCCGACCTGCTGATCCTGAAGATCTCCTATCCGCGCCTGCGGCCGCAAGGCGGCGCGATGGAGCGCGACATGCACGGCGGCCAGCAATACATCCGCCTGCTCGATGTCGAGCTGGCAGCGCGTCATGAAGGAGTGAAAACATGA
- a CDS encoding acyclic terpene utilization AtuA family protein, with protein MPHRLHSTTNVLVPIGALGLGLSEADVATGVAAGAHAIACDAGSTDSGPAYLATGRPKYSRAAVKADLLILMKAQARAKIPLLIGSCGTSGCDVALDWMRDIALEIARENGLTPCIALLYAEQDPALLTARAAQGRIEPLAPMSSVDAALFGECDHIVALMGPEPYIAALEAGADIVLGGRTTDTAVLAAVPLMRGAGAGPAWHAGKTAECGGLCTTHAREGGVMIRVGKNGFEVEPLSAIARCTPRTVSSHMLYENSDPFLLHEPGGVLDVTGARYEPVDDRTVQVTGSVFLPKPYTMKLEGAGGGGYQTLMLVGIQDPGVLAEIDRFVSQMHEVLVERVRNSMGSEAGVFDISLRPYGWNAVSGMPVDPAAAPAREIGLMFVATAATQELATQIAKTCNPWFFHLPLNPETPMPSYAFPFSPAEVERGQVFEFKLNHVVHVDHPSELVRMEFVGIREAAHA; from the coding sequence ATGCCACACCGCCTCCACTCCACCACCAACGTGCTGGTCCCCATCGGCGCGCTCGGCCTCGGCCTGTCGGAGGCCGACGTGGCCACCGGCGTGGCCGCCGGCGCGCACGCCATCGCCTGCGATGCCGGCTCCACCGACAGCGGGCCGGCCTATCTCGCCACCGGCCGGCCCAAGTATTCGCGAGCCGCGGTCAAGGCCGATCTGCTGATCCTGATGAAAGCCCAGGCCCGGGCGAAGATCCCATTGCTCATCGGCTCCTGCGGCACCTCCGGCTGCGATGTGGCGCTGGACTGGATGCGCGACATCGCGCTGGAGATCGCGCGCGAGAACGGATTGACGCCGTGCATCGCACTGCTCTATGCCGAACAGGATCCGGCGCTGCTCACGGCCCGTGCCGCGCAGGGCCGCATCGAGCCGCTCGCACCGATGAGTTCGGTCGACGCGGCGCTGTTCGGCGAATGCGATCACATCGTGGCCCTGATGGGGCCCGAGCCCTACATCGCGGCGCTCGAGGCCGGTGCCGACATCGTGCTCGGCGGCCGCACCACCGACACGGCCGTGCTGGCCGCCGTGCCGCTGATGCGCGGCGCCGGCGCCGGCCCCGCCTGGCATGCGGGCAAGACCGCCGAATGCGGCGGCCTGTGCACCACGCATGCACGCGAAGGCGGCGTGATGATCCGCGTCGGCAAGAACGGCTTCGAGGTCGAGCCGCTGAGCGCCATTGCGCGCTGCACGCCGCGCACGGTCTCCAGCCACATGCTGTACGAGAACAGCGATCCCTTCCTGCTGCACGAGCCCGGCGGCGTGCTCGACGTCACGGGGGCGCGCTACGAGCCGGTCGACGATCGAACGGTGCAGGTCACGGGTTCGGTCTTCCTGCCGAAGCCCTACACGATGAAGCTCGAGGGCGCCGGCGGCGGCGGCTACCAGACGCTGATGCTGGTCGGCATCCAGGACCCCGGGGTGCTGGCGGAGATCGACCGCTTCGTGTCGCAGATGCACGAGGTGCTGGTGGAGCGCGTGCGCAACAGCATGGGCTCGGAGGCCGGCGTGTTCGACATCTCGCTCAGGCCTTACGGATGGAATGCCGTGAGCGGCATGCCGGTCGATCCGGCGGCCGCGCCTGCGCGCGAGATCGGTCTCATGTTCGTCGCCACCGCGGCCACGCAGGAACTGGCGACGCAGATCGCCAAGACCTGCAACCCGTGGTTCTTCCACCTGCCGCTGAATCCGGAGACGCCGATGCCCAGCTATGCCTTCCCCTTCTCGCCGGCGGAGGTCGAGCGCGGGCAGGTGTTCGAGTTCAAGCTCAACCATGTCGTGCACGTCGACCATCCGAGCGAACTGGTCCGCATGGAATTCGTCGGGATCAGGGAGGCCGCGCATGCCTGA
- a CDS encoding GntR family transcriptional regulator, whose protein sequence is MPEAPAATGSAPIEETIQWLEHAILSGELKPGDRVPESVLAARFGVGRGPLREALRTLEGRRLLERTPFSGVRVAELSIDDLEQLLITREALEGMAARQAAEVMTLPETRRLRELLNASKAAGDLGEFFRRRTQDNDFHTQIVRGSRNHWLAEFLCRDLYALLNICRFRAASVPQRMKAVHGEHERILAAIEQRDPELAERRMREHVAHGRESLLRRLRETQAQEQASSRRARPAAREPT, encoded by the coding sequence ATGCCCGAAGCCCCCGCAGCCACCGGCAGTGCGCCGATCGAGGAAACCATTCAGTGGTTGGAGCACGCCATCCTGTCCGGCGAACTGAAGCCCGGCGACCGCGTTCCCGAATCGGTGCTGGCGGCGCGTTTCGGTGTCGGCCGCGGCCCGCTGCGCGAAGCCTTGCGCACGCTGGAGGGCCGGCGGCTGCTGGAGCGCACGCCGTTCTCGGGCGTCCGCGTGGCCGAGCTCAGCATCGACGATCTGGAACAGTTGCTGATCACGCGCGAGGCGCTCGAGGGCATGGCGGCACGGCAGGCCGCGGAAGTGATGACGCTGCCCGAGACACGGCGGCTGCGCGAGCTGCTGAACGCCAGCAAGGCCGCCGGCGACCTCGGCGAATTCTTCCGGCGCCGCACACAGGACAACGACTTCCACACCCAGATCGTGCGCGGCAGCCGCAACCATTGGCTGGCGGAATTCCTGTGCCGGGATCTCTACGCGCTGCTCAACATCTGCCGCTTCCGCGCCGCGAGCGTGCCGCAGCGCATGAAGGCGGTGCACGGCGAGCATGAACGGATCCTCGCGGCCATCGAGCAGCGTGATCCGGAACTCGCGGAACGCCGCATGCGGGAACACGTCGCACATGGGCGCGAATCCCTGCTTCGGCGCCTGCGCGAAACGCAGGCGCAAGAGCAGGCGTCATCCCGGCGAGCACGCCCCGCCGCGCGCGAGCCGACCTGA
- a CDS encoding YecA/YgfB family protein — protein sequence MTTIPDTPPEQTPLGPDDFDAQDLALDAMREHDDETPQWEFCEGFMAALVCTRRPIEPAEYWPVLLGDGFVAAQHMEFVWRWKRRWREIETGLDADVESLDDERTWQPEVLDTRGAIAALPEEERGEMAGEAIPSFAQVWALGFMFAVENWPEDWTPPRDKEAARMLDEALGAIVTLTEDDTGKPAVSMYSEDGPPSVSQQRVDDFGAAIWAVYDLRQLWKSMGPRVETIRKEATPGRNDPCPCGSGKKYKKCHGAG from the coding sequence ATGACAACCATCCCCGACACCCCGCCCGAGCAGACCCCGCTTGGCCCCGATGATTTCGATGCCCAGGACCTGGCGCTCGACGCCATGCGCGAGCACGACGACGAGACGCCGCAGTGGGAATTCTGCGAAGGCTTCATGGCCGCGCTGGTCTGCACGCGGCGGCCGATCGAGCCCGCGGAGTACTGGCCGGTGCTGCTGGGCGACGGCTTCGTCGCCGCGCAGCACATGGAATTCGTCTGGCGCTGGAAGCGGCGCTGGCGCGAGATCGAGACCGGCCTCGACGCCGATGTCGAATCGCTCGACGACGAGCGCACCTGGCAGCCCGAGGTGCTCGACACGCGCGGCGCGATCGCGGCGCTGCCCGAGGAGGAGCGCGGCGAGATGGCTGGCGAAGCCATTCCATCCTTCGCGCAGGTCTGGGCGCTCGGCTTCATGTTCGCGGTCGAGAACTGGCCCGAGGACTGGACCCCGCCGCGCGACAAGGAAGCCGCGCGCATGCTCGACGAGGCGCTCGGCGCCATCGTCACGCTGACCGAGGACGACACCGGCAAGCCCGCGGTCTCGATGTACAGCGAGGACGGCCCGCCCAGCGTGAGCCAGCAGCGCGTGGACGATTTCGGTGCCGCGATCTGGGCCGTCTACGACCTGCGCCAGCTCTGGAAGAGCATGGGGCCGCGCGTCGAGACGATCCGCAAGGAGGCCACGCCCGGCCGCAACGACCCGTGCCCCTGCGGCAGCGGCAAGAAATACAAGAAGTGCCACGGCGCCGGCTGA
- a CDS encoding FMN-binding glutamate synthase family protein yields MISPLPARYSTFALCVAGLVASVAVVVVLPTLWAAWIAVALFAVLSGTGVHDLRQARHAILRNYPVIGHLRFLLEFIRPEMRQYFIESDAEAAPFSRAQRSLVYQRSKGEPDNRPFGTQLDVTISGYEWINHSMQPSRLANHDFRIVIGGTPGPASPASHPCTQPYEASVFNISAMSFGALSANAIMALNLGAKMGGFAHDTGEGSISQHHRVHGGDLIWEIGSGYFGCRNDDGSFSEERFVANARDPQVKMIEIKLSQGAKPGHGGVLPGPKVTAEISAARGVPIGVDCISPSSHGAFSTPVGMMHFVARLRELSGGKPCGFKFCLGHPWEWFAIVKAMQETGITPDFIVVDGAEGGTGAAPVEFSDHVGAPLQEGLLLVHNTLVGVGLRDLIKIGCAGKVITAFDLARMMALGADWCNAARGFMMALGCIQAQSCHTGHCPTGVTTQDPVRQQALVVPTKADRVRNFHRSTLHALQELVQAAGLAHPQDITAHHIVRRISDTEVRLLSNLVMQVQPGALLGPLDGLHNVFRTYWPLASAHSFQPVTLAV; encoded by the coding sequence ATGATTTCGCCCCTCCCGGCGCGTTACAGCACCTTTGCGCTGTGCGTGGCCGGCCTTGTCGCCAGCGTGGCGGTGGTCGTGGTGCTGCCCACGCTCTGGGCCGCATGGATCGCCGTCGCGCTCTTCGCGGTGCTCAGCGGCACCGGCGTGCACGACCTGCGGCAGGCGCGCCACGCAATCCTGCGCAACTACCCGGTGATCGGCCACCTGCGCTTCCTGCTGGAATTCATCCGGCCCGAGATGCGGCAGTACTTCATCGAGAGCGACGCCGAGGCCGCGCCCTTCTCGCGCGCCCAGCGCTCGCTGGTCTACCAGCGCTCCAAAGGCGAGCCGGACAACCGGCCCTTCGGCACCCAGCTCGACGTGACGATCTCAGGCTACGAGTGGATCAACCACTCGATGCAGCCGAGCCGCCTGGCCAACCACGACTTCCGCATCGTCATCGGCGGCACGCCGGGGCCGGCCTCGCCGGCATCGCATCCATGCACGCAGCCCTACGAGGCGAGCGTGTTCAACATCTCGGCGATGAGCTTCGGCGCGCTGTCGGCCAACGCCATCATGGCGCTGAACCTCGGCGCGAAGATGGGCGGCTTCGCGCACGACACCGGCGAGGGATCGATCTCGCAGCATCACCGCGTGCATGGCGGCGACCTGATCTGGGAGATCGGCTCGGGCTACTTCGGCTGCCGCAACGACGACGGCAGCTTCAGCGAGGAACGCTTCGTCGCCAACGCGCGCGACCCGCAGGTCAAGATGATCGAGATCAAGCTGAGCCAGGGCGCCAAGCCAGGCCACGGCGGCGTGCTGCCGGGCCCCAAGGTGACGGCCGAGATCTCGGCCGCGCGCGGCGTGCCGATCGGCGTGGACTGCATCTCGCCCTCCTCGCACGGCGCCTTCTCGACGCCGGTCGGGATGATGCATTTCGTCGCCCGGCTGCGCGAACTTTCGGGCGGCAAGCCCTGCGGCTTCAAGTTCTGCCTCGGCCATCCGTGGGAGTGGTTCGCCATCGTCAAGGCCATGCAGGAAACCGGCATCACGCCCGACTTCATCGTGGTCGACGGTGCCGAGGGCGGCACCGGCGCGGCACCGGTGGAGTTCAGCGATCACGTCGGCGCGCCGCTGCAGGAAGGCCTGCTGCTGGTGCACAACACGCTGGTCGGCGTCGGGCTGCGCGATCTCATCAAGATCGGCTGCGCCGGCAAGGTGATCACCGCCTTCGACCTCGCACGCATGATGGCGCTGGGCGCCGACTGGTGCAACGCGGCGCGCGGTTTCATGATGGCGCTCGGCTGCATCCAGGCGCAGAGCTGCCACACCGGCCACTGCCCGACCGGCGTCACCACGCAGGACCCGGTGCGCCAGCAGGCGCTGGTGGTGCCGACCAAGGCCGACCGCGTGCGCAACTTCCACCGCAGCACGCTGCATGCGCTGCAGGAACTGGTGCAGGCCGCCGGCCTCGCCCACCCGCAGGACATCACCGCCCACCACATCGTGCGGCGCATTTCCGACACCGAGGTGCGGCTGCTCAGCAACCTCGTGATGCAGGTGCAGCCCGGCGCATTGCTCGGGCCGCTCGACGGACTGCACAATGTGTTCCGCACCTACTGGCCGCTGGCGAGCGCGCACAGCTTCCAACCGGTGACACTGGCCGTATGA
- a CDS encoding Dps family protein, which translates to MANLKNAKKRRLAPLNTPTALGADATRDISAELNALLADTFALYLKTKNFHWHMSGPYFRDYHLLLDEQADQIYATTDPIAERVRKLGGTTLRSTGQIARLQRLADNDADFVTPADMLAELREDNQRLAGFMRETHALCDSYGDVATASLLEVWIDEAERRNWFLFESGRTT; encoded by the coding sequence ATGGCCAACCTGAAGAATGCGAAGAAGCGGCGCCTGGCGCCATTGAACACGCCGACGGCATTGGGCGCCGACGCCACGCGCGACATCTCGGCGGAACTCAATGCGCTCCTGGCCGACACCTTCGCGCTGTACCTCAAGACCAAGAACTTCCATTGGCACATGTCGGGGCCCTACTTCCGCGACTACCACCTGCTGCTCGACGAGCAGGCCGACCAGATCTACGCCACCACCGACCCGATCGCCGAGCGCGTGCGCAAGCTCGGCGGCACCACGCTGCGTTCGACCGGGCAGATTGCACGGCTGCAGCGGCTCGCGGACAACGATGCCGATTTCGTGACGCCGGCCGACATGCTGGCCGAGCTGCGCGAGGACAACCAGCGCCTGGCCGGCTTCATGCGCGAGACGCACGCTTTGTGCGACAGCTACGGCGACGTCGCCACTGCGAGCCTGCTCGAAGTCTGGATCGACGAGGCGGAGCGCCGCAACTGGTTCCTGTTCGAGTCGGGCCGCACGACCTGA
- the rbsK gene encoding ribokinase yields MNPKLPLVPPRIVVLGSLNMDLVLRVPHAPVAGETLQGHSIHRMPGGKGGNQAVSCARQGARVGLVGCVGADEYGEALRQGLLQDGIDIAAIRTDADAPTGTALVMVEDTGQNRIVVIAGANARLEIDEAALAAQLQGAAFLVTQFESPLPQVAHAMRIARRTGCKVMLNPSPVQSVDDAFWPMIDTLVLNEREAEMLAGQPADSPHAAATAGRALRVRGVERVVVTLGARGAVAIDAAGARHHPALRIQAVDTTAAGDTFLGALAVSLAGGDALDDAVRLGIRAAALCITQPGAQPSIPRRDAVLQSALPPDWISL; encoded by the coding sequence ATGAACCCGAAGCTTCCCCTCGTGCCGCCGCGCATCGTCGTGCTCGGCAGCCTCAACATGGACCTGGTGCTGCGCGTGCCGCATGCGCCGGTCGCGGGCGAGACCCTGCAGGGCCATTCGATCCACCGCATGCCGGGCGGCAAGGGCGGCAACCAGGCGGTGAGCTGCGCGCGCCAGGGCGCGCGCGTCGGCCTGGTCGGCTGCGTCGGCGCCGATGAATACGGCGAGGCGCTGCGCCAGGGCTTGCTGCAGGACGGCATCGACATCGCGGCGATCCGCACCGATGCCGATGCGCCCACCGGCACGGCCCTGGTGATGGTCGAGGACACGGGCCAGAACCGCATCGTGGTGATCGCGGGCGCCAATGCGCGGCTCGAGATCGACGAGGCCGCGCTGGCCGCGCAACTGCAGGGTGCGGCGTTTCTGGTGACGCAGTTCGAAAGCCCGCTGCCGCAGGTCGCGCATGCGATGAGGATCGCACGCCGGACCGGCTGCAAGGTGATGCTCAATCCCTCGCCCGTGCAATCCGTCGACGACGCGTTCTGGCCGATGATCGACACGCTGGTGCTGAACGAGCGAGAGGCCGAGATGCTGGCCGGCCAGCCGGCCGACAGCCCGCACGCGGCGGCCACCGCCGGCCGGGCGCTGCGCGTGCGCGGCGTCGAGCGGGTGGTCGTCACGCTGGGCGCGCGCGGTGCCGTGGCGATCGATGCGGCCGGCGCGCGCCATCATCCGGCGCTTCGCATCCAGGCCGTGGACACCACGGCCGCCGGCGACACCTTCCTCGGCGCGCTGGCCGTGTCGCTGGCCGGCGGCGATGCGCTCGACGACGCCGTGCGGCTCGGCATCCGCGCCGCGGCGCTGTGCATCACGCAGCCCGGCGCCCAGCCTTCCATTCCACGGCGCGATGCCGTGCTGCAGAGCGCCCTGCCTCCCGACTGGATATCTCTGTAG
- a CDS encoding PIN domain-containing protein, producing the protein MSANEAIVLDTNIALDLLVFDDPGCAALAAALEAGTLRWLVTAAMRDEFARVLGYPTIVARLAQQARDAREVLAAFDARTERVDGVPPRAPCVCSDPDDQVFIDLAVARRARLLSKDRAVLALRKRLAAWGVVVS; encoded by the coding sequence ATGTCCGCGAACGAGGCGATCGTCCTCGACACCAACATCGCGCTCGACCTGCTGGTGTTCGACGATCCCGGCTGCGCAGCGCTCGCTGCGGCGCTCGAGGCAGGGACGCTGCGCTGGCTGGTCACCGCGGCGATGCGCGACGAATTCGCGCGCGTGCTCGGCTATCCGACCATCGTTGCGCGCCTGGCGCAGCAGGCGCGCGATGCGCGCGAAGTGCTCGCGGCTTTCGATGCGCGGACCGAGCGGGTGGATGGCGTGCCGCCGCGCGCGCCCTGCGTGTGCAGCGATCCCGACGACCAGGTCTTCATCGATCTCGCGGTCGCCCGCCGCGCGCGGCTCCTGAGCAAGGACCGCGCGGTGCTGGCGCTGCGCAAGCGGCTCGCGGCATGGGGCGTCGTTGTGTCATGA
- a CDS encoding THUMP domain-containing class I SAM-dependent RNA methyltransferase — translation MNELSLFLPCAAGVEDFLAQEVHALTGRAGQDLLTLRGGVRVRADWREALKLNLHSRLAQRVLIELAHAPYRSENDLYAIASGVAWEIWFTPKQTFKIETTAQHSPLQSLNFATLRIKDAIADRFRAKAGGVRPSIETQWPDARVFAHLTTDHCTLYIDTSGEPLFKRGWRQDKGDAPLKETLAAAMLAASGWWNPETGEVSADALYDPCCGSGTIAIEAAQIACGIAAGSLRRFGFEKLLPFQDHVWSGLKAEAVPAARSGEPVIFGSDVSHRMVDFAERNAERAGVAAALQFRGGDALQRMPPAASGVIVLNPPYGERIEVAGVARAKAGGREEAQTEDGGEFFVQLASHWKKNYAGWTAWVLTPDLQLPKRMRLKESRRVPMWNGPIECRLFRFDMVAGSARGRS, via the coding sequence ATGAACGAACTCTCCCTTTTCCTGCCCTGCGCCGCCGGCGTCGAAGACTTCCTCGCGCAGGAGGTCCACGCGCTCACCGGCCGCGCCGGCCAAGACCTGCTGACCCTGCGCGGCGGCGTGCGCGTGCGTGCCGACTGGCGCGAGGCGCTCAAGCTCAACCTGCACAGCCGGCTCGCGCAGCGCGTTCTGATCGAACTCGCGCACGCGCCCTACCGCAGCGAGAACGACCTCTATGCCATCGCGAGCGGCGTGGCCTGGGAGATCTGGTTCACGCCGAAGCAGACCTTCAAGATCGAGACCACCGCGCAGCACAGCCCGCTGCAGAGCCTCAACTTCGCGACCTTGCGCATCAAGGATGCGATCGCCGACCGCTTCCGCGCCAAGGCCGGCGGCGTGCGGCCCAGCATCGAGACCCAATGGCCCGATGCGCGCGTGTTCGCGCACCTCACGACCGACCATTGCACGCTCTACATCGACACCTCCGGCGAGCCGCTCTTCAAGCGCGGCTGGCGGCAGGACAAGGGCGATGCGCCGCTCAAGGAAACGCTGGCCGCCGCCATGCTGGCCGCCAGCGGCTGGTGGAATCCCGAGACCGGCGAGGTTTCGGCCGACGCGCTCTACGACCCCTGCTGCGGCAGCGGCACCATCGCGATCGAGGCCGCGCAGATCGCGTGCGGCATCGCGGCCGGATCGCTGCGGCGCTTCGGCTTCGAGAAGCTGCTGCCGTTCCAGGACCATGTGTGGTCGGGGCTGAAGGCCGAGGCGGTGCCGGCCGCGCGTTCGGGCGAGCCCGTGATCTTCGGCTCCGACGTGTCGCATCGCATGGTCGACTTCGCCGAGCGCAATGCCGAACGTGCGGGTGTCGCCGCGGCGCTGCAGTTCCGCGGCGGCGATGCGCTGCAGCGCATGCCGCCGGCCGCATCGGGCGTGATCGTGCTCAATCCGCCGTACGGCGAGCGCATCGAAGTCGCGGGCGTGGCGCGTGCCAAGGCTGGCGGCCGCGAGGAAGCGCAGACCGAGGACGGTGGCGAGTTCTTCGTGCAGCTCGCGAGCCATTGGAAGAAGAACTACGCCGGCTGGACCGCCTGGGTGCTGACGCCCGATCTGCAGTTGCCCAAGCGCATGCGCCTGAAGGAATCGCGCCGCGTGCCGATGTGGAACGGGCCGATCGAGTGCCGGTTGTTCCGCTTCGACATGGTCGCCGGCTCGGCGCGCGGACGCAGCTGA
- a CDS encoding response regulator, with protein sequence MPTSVLIVEDEPEFMRRFANAVLADPELHLAAVVSTGAAALSVLDAEAPDAMLVDLGLPDMDGVEVIRHAALHRPGCDVLVVTMFGDDEHVLASIEAGATGYLLKDAVAERIAASIHELRAGGSPISPGIARRVLARFRVGALPAERAEPAAAAASAAPSPLTERETEILRLTAKGLSFETIGQLIGISPHTVVAHVKKIYRKLAVHSRGEAVYEASQMGLL encoded by the coding sequence ATGCCCACCAGCGTGCTGATCGTCGAAGATGAACCGGAGTTCATGCGCCGCTTCGCCAACGCGGTGCTGGCGGACCCCGAACTGCACCTGGCCGCGGTGGTGTCGACCGGCGCCGCCGCGCTGAGCGTCCTCGATGCAGAGGCGCCGGATGCGATGCTGGTGGATCTCGGGCTGCCCGACATGGACGGCGTCGAGGTGATCCGCCACGCGGCGCTGCACCGGCCCGGATGCGACGTGCTGGTGGTCACCATGTTCGGCGACGACGAGCACGTGCTGGCCTCGATCGAGGCCGGCGCCACCGGTTACCTGCTGAAGGACGCGGTGGCCGAGCGCATCGCAGCCAGCATCCACGAACTGCGTGCCGGCGGCTCGCCGATCAGTCCGGGGATCGCGCGCCGCGTGCTGGCGCGCTTCCGTGTCGGCGCCCTGCCCGCGGAACGTGCCGAGCCGGCCGCTGCGGCGGCGAGCGCCGCACCTTCGCCGCTGACCGAACGCGAGACCGAGATCCTGCGCCTGACGGCCAAGGGCCTGAGCTTCGAGACCATCGGCCAGCTGATCGGCATCTCGCCCCACACGGTCGTGGCGCACGTCAAGAAGATCTACCGCAAGCTGGCCGTGCATTCGCGCGGCGAGGCGGTCTACGAAGCGAGCCAGATGGGGTTGCTGTGA